In Devosia sp. 1566, a single genomic region encodes these proteins:
- a CDS encoding sigma-54 dependent transcriptional regulator, with the protein MSDPLVLIVDDEEMVRTALAQWLRLSGFAVEVATSAAEALLALDDVHPDVVLTDVRMPGLSGMNLLRTVRDRALPTEVILITGHGDVPMAVGAMRAGAFDFLQKPYVPDELVASLHRAVSQAALKREIAQLRRRLDGGENELAARLVGASGIMEELRHAIRELAPIPTDVVVLGETGTGKEVVARCLHDFSPRAKGPFVAVNCAAIPAELIESELFGHEGGAFTGAKGQRIGKFEFANGGTLLLDEIESMPLLAQAKVLRVIQERTVERLGSNRQIPLDLRIVAASKVDLRAESEAGRFRADLFYRLNMATLQLPPMRERGDDCVMLFHHFLAQAAHRFGRPVPPLHPADINALVMHSWPGNVRELRAAAERFALGLHPSGHSLQAILDPRIKAVPVSGLSLADRVASYERHVIEAELSLHAGSVAAVAETLQVPRRTLSEKMTRLAVRRSLQET; encoded by the coding sequence ATGAGCGATCCCCTGGTTCTAATTGTTGACGATGAGGAGATGGTGCGCACGGCCCTTGCGCAATGGTTGCGCCTCTCCGGCTTTGCCGTGGAGGTCGCGACCAGCGCCGCCGAAGCCCTGCTGGCGCTCGATGATGTGCATCCCGATGTAGTGCTGACCGATGTGCGCATGCCGGGGCTGTCGGGCATGAACCTGTTGCGCACCGTACGCGACCGGGCGCTGCCCACCGAGGTCATCCTCATTACCGGTCATGGCGATGTGCCCATGGCCGTGGGGGCCATGCGCGCGGGTGCCTTTGATTTCCTGCAAAAGCCCTATGTGCCCGACGAACTCGTCGCCAGCCTTCATCGCGCCGTGTCGCAGGCCGCGCTCAAGCGCGAAATCGCCCAGCTGCGGCGGCGCCTCGATGGGGGCGAAAATGAACTCGCCGCCCGCCTGGTCGGCGCCTCAGGGATCATGGAAGAGCTGCGCCATGCCATCCGTGAGCTCGCCCCCATTCCAACCGACGTCGTGGTGCTGGGGGAAACCGGCACGGGCAAGGAAGTGGTCGCCCGGTGCCTTCATGATTTCTCCCCCCGCGCCAAGGGCCCGTTTGTCGCCGTCAACTGCGCCGCGATCCCGGCCGAGCTCATTGAATCGGAGTTGTTTGGCCACGAAGGCGGCGCCTTTACGGGCGCCAAGGGCCAGCGCATCGGCAAATTCGAGTTCGCCAATGGCGGCACGCTGCTGCTGGACGAGATCGAATCCATGCCGCTCCTCGCGCAGGCCAAGGTGCTGCGGGTGATCCAGGAGCGCACCGTGGAGCGCCTCGGCTCCAACCGGCAGATCCCGCTCGATCTGCGCATTGTTGCCGCGTCCAAAGTGGATCTGCGCGCTGAGTCAGAGGCCGGGCGGTTTCGCGCGGACCTGTTTTATCGCCTCAACATGGCGACGCTCCAGCTGCCCCCCATGCGTGAGCGCGGTGACGATTGCGTCATGCTGTTCCACCATTTCCTTGCCCAAGCCGCCCACCGCTTTGGCCGACCGGTGCCTCCGCTCCACCCGGCCGACATCAATGCCCTGGTGATGCATTCCTGGCCGGGCAATGTGCGCGAGTTGCGCGCCGCCGCCGAACGCTTTGCGCTAGGTCTTCACCCGTCGGGCCATTCGCTCCAGGCGATCCTTGATCCGCGCATCAAGGCGGTGCCAGTTTCGGGCCTGAGCCTGGCCGATCGTGTCGCGAGCTATGAACGGCACGTCATCGAGGCCGAACTGTCTCTCCACGCCGGCTCGGTCGCGGCCGTTGCCGAAACCCTCCAGGTCCCCCGGCGAACGCTTAGCGAGAAAATGACCCGCCTCGCGGTCCGAAGAAGCCTGCAGGAGACGTAA
- a CDS encoding ATP-binding protein: MPQLFTPLASTNRAQLARALGALVLVTAVGWACLEFALAGAIRNAGHEADRRLALFDRTLEAIIERFHYLPSSVALAAEARDLLQSPANDELRERANGFLSKLNDAAGASELFIMSTDGQVVAASNWWAYDSLLGEKLGYRPYFEEAMFDGDAKFYAVGTVTGVAGYFLARRIDGPDGPLGVAVTKINLGEIEATWWRSGELIAIVDNNAVAILSTRPDWRYRPLLAPSPAELSRITDQRRYGDGGWVETPIAADIWPSRGTQLAYLTGQDSETRGLFTVDEMRLPTHQWRLVSFTPMTPLFRSAWIAAAAGGLGAAAVLLILALLWQRQRIVAQRLADHEQLEQRVAERTEAVHVANEALRAEIAERIHAERAQAEAQAGLVQAAKLASLGQALAGVAHEVSQPVAALTTHLASAKLIATRSPNTDITPILVTMDKVVDRLAALTSHLKTFARKDTRTEQQSELGSVINNALDLVDHKLRAFGIDVEYQRHRAALPATGNPVHLEQVVINLLSNAADAMEHSAVRVLSIGVHRHERSAEIVVTDTGTGIAPADLGNVFDPFYTTKEVGRGLGLGLAISYGLVRDLGGAITVRSSPEQGSTFTVRLPLAHSSVAEKLFA, translated from the coding sequence ATGCCCCAACTCTTCACCCCATTGGCCAGCACCAACCGCGCGCAGCTGGCGCGAGCACTGGGCGCATTGGTGCTGGTGACCGCGGTAGGCTGGGCGTGCCTCGAGTTCGCCTTGGCCGGCGCGATCCGCAATGCTGGGCATGAAGCGGATCGGCGGCTTGCCCTCTTCGATCGCACGCTTGAGGCCATCATCGAGCGCTTTCATTATCTTCCCTCCTCGGTAGCCCTTGCCGCCGAAGCGCGCGACCTGCTGCAAAGCCCCGCCAACGACGAGTTGCGCGAGCGCGCCAATGGCTTTTTGTCCAAGCTCAATGATGCGGCCGGCGCGAGCGAATTGTTCATCATGAGCACGGATGGGCAGGTGGTCGCCGCATCCAACTGGTGGGCCTATGACAGCTTGCTCGGCGAGAAACTCGGCTATCGCCCTTATTTCGAAGAAGCGATGTTCGATGGCGACGCCAAATTCTATGCGGTGGGCACGGTCACCGGTGTTGCCGGCTATTTCCTGGCCCGCCGGATCGATGGCCCGGACGGGCCGCTGGGCGTTGCAGTGACCAAGATCAATCTGGGGGAGATCGAGGCGACCTGGTGGCGTTCGGGCGAGTTGATCGCCATTGTCGATAACAACGCTGTCGCCATCTTGTCGACGCGCCCGGACTGGCGCTATCGCCCGCTCCTGGCGCCCTCCCCAGCCGAGCTGTCCCGCATCACCGACCAGCGCCGCTATGGCGACGGGGGCTGGGTGGAAACGCCTATCGCCGCCGATATCTGGCCCTCGCGCGGCACCCAGCTGGCTTATCTCACCGGCCAGGACAGCGAAACCCGGGGCCTATTCACTGTCGATGAGATGCGCCTGCCCACCCATCAATGGCGGCTGGTGTCCTTTACGCCCATGACCCCGCTGTTCCGTTCGGCCTGGATTGCCGCGGCTGCGGGCGGGCTGGGCGCCGCGGCCGTGCTCCTCATCCTCGCGCTTCTCTGGCAACGCCAGCGCATCGTCGCCCAACGCCTTGCCGATCACGAACAGCTCGAGCAGCGCGTGGCCGAACGCACGGAAGCCGTTCACGTCGCCAATGAAGCTTTGCGCGCCGAGATTGCCGAGCGCATTCACGCCGAGCGCGCGCAGGCTGAAGCGCAGGCGGGGCTGGTGCAGGCGGCCAAGCTCGCCAGCCTTGGCCAGGCGCTTGCGGGGGTAGCCCATGAGGTCAGCCAACCCGTCGCGGCGCTGACCACGCACTTGGCCAGTGCCAAGCTCATCGCTACCCGCTCGCCCAATACGGATATCACCCCGATCCTGGTCACCATGGACAAGGTGGTCGATCGCCTCGCGGCCCTCACGAGCCATCTCAAGACCTTTGCGCGCAAGGACACGCGCACCGAACAGCAGTCCGAGCTGGGCAGCGTCATCAACAACGCCCTCGACCTCGTCGACCACAAGCTGCGCGCCTTTGGCATTGATGTGGAATATCAGCGCCATCGCGCCGCGCTGCCGGCCACCGGCAATCCCGTTCATCTCGAACAGGTTGTGATCAACCTCCTGTCCAACGCCGCCGATGCGATGGAACATAGCGCGGTGCGGGTGCTGTCAATTGGCGTGCACCGGCATGAGCGCAGCGCCGAGATAGTGGTCACCGATACCGGGACCGGCATCGCCCCGGCCGATCTGGGCAATGTCTTCGACCCATTCTACACCACCAAGGAAGTCGGGCGCGGGCTGGGCCTCGGCCTTGCCATATCCTATGGGCTGGTGCGCGATCTGGGGGGCGCCATCACCGTACGCAGCTCTCCCGAGCAGGGCTCCACCTTCACCGTCCGCCTTCCCCTTGCCCACTCCAGTGTTGCGGAGAAACTATTCGCATGA
- a CDS encoding tripartite tricarboxylate transporter substrate-binding protein yields the protein MKKTLTALAAGAFVAGLGLASTAFAQDYPTKPITVVVPFSAGGPTDTVARLVAEVMSADLGQQVVIQNVGGAGGTLGAGQVATAPNDGYTLLLHHIGMSTAPSLYRSLPYDPTTDFEPIGLITSVPMTLVARKDFEPSTLSELLEYIKANGENITYAHAGIGSASQLCGMLLMNALDTQMTTVPYQGAGPAMTDIIGGQIDMICDQTTNTTSQIQAGEVKAYAVTTPDRLSNLPDLPTTAEGGLELEIGVWHGLYAPAGTDAAIIARLEAALQAALANETVVSRFAELGTVPVSADEATPAALTETLTSQIALWKGVIEAAGVFAE from the coding sequence ATGAAAAAGACTTTGACTGCCCTTGCCGCTGGCGCTTTCGTTGCCGGCCTCGGCCTTGCCTCCACCGCCTTCGCGCAGGATTACCCGACCAAGCCGATCACGGTCGTGGTGCCGTTCTCGGCCGGCGGGCCGACCGACACGGTTGCGCGCCTTGTTGCCGAAGTGATGAGCGCCGATCTGGGCCAGCAGGTGGTGATTCAAAATGTGGGTGGCGCGGGCGGCACGCTGGGTGCCGGCCAGGTCGCGACCGCGCCCAATGACGGCTACACGCTGCTGTTGCACCATATCGGCATGTCGACGGCGCCCAGCCTCTATCGCAGTCTGCCCTATGACCCGACCACCGATTTCGAGCCGATCGGGCTCATCACTTCGGTGCCGATGACCCTGGTGGCGCGCAAGGATTTCGAGCCCAGCACGCTGTCCGAGCTGCTTGAATACATCAAGGCCAATGGCGAGAACATCACCTATGCCCATGCCGGCATCGGTTCGGCGAGCCAGTTGTGCGGCATGCTGCTGATGAACGCGCTTGATACGCAAATGACCACCGTGCCCTATCAGGGTGCCGGCCCGGCCATGACCGACATCATCGGCGGCCAGATCGACATGATCTGCGACCAGACCACCAATACGACGAGCCAGATCCAGGCCGGCGAAGTGAAGGCCTATGCGGTGACGACGCCAGACCGTTTGAGCAATTTGCCCGACCTGCCGACCACGGCCGAAGGCGGTCTTGAGCTCGAGATCGGCGTCTGGCACGGTCTTTATGCGCCTGCCGGCACCGATGCAGCGATCATTGCCCGGCTCGAAGCCGCGCTCCAGGCCGCTTTGGCCAACGAAACCGTGGTGAGCCGCTTTGCCGAACTGGGCACCGTCCCGGTTTCTGCCGATGAAGCGACCCCCGCAGCACTGACCGAAACCCTGACCAGCCAGATTGCACTGTGGAAAGGCGTGATCGAAGCCGCCGGCGTCTTCGCTGAGTAA
- a CDS encoding tripartite tricarboxylate transporter TctB family protein translates to MAVNASTKELVSGGLFVAFGTYFATEALHYEVGTAFRMGPGFMPLMLGGVLVALGAAVAISGLGKPDKETRSPPSWRAIVLILGTIIFFAATIRGLGFVPVVFISAFATAMASRNNSPVFAVILAVGLTVMCALIFVIGLGFSVPLVGPWLGR, encoded by the coding sequence ATGGCGGTCAATGCATCGACTAAAGAGCTCGTTTCCGGCGGGCTGTTTGTGGCCTTCGGCACCTATTTCGCCACCGAAGCCCTGCACTATGAAGTGGGCACGGCCTTTCGCATGGGCCCGGGCTTCATGCCGCTGATGCTGGGGGGTGTACTCGTCGCCCTTGGCGCTGCAGTGGCCATCAGCGGGCTGGGCAAGCCCGACAAGGAAACACGTTCGCCGCCGTCCTGGCGGGCGATCGTGCTGATTCTCGGGACGATCATCTTTTTTGCCGCAACGATCCGGGGCCTTGGCTTTGTGCCCGTGGTCTTCATTTCTGCGTTCGCCACCGCGATGGCCAGCCGCAACAATTCGCCCGTCTTTGCCGTGATCTTGGCGGTGGGACTAACGGTGATGTGCGCGCTGATCTTTGTGATCGGACTTGGCTTTTCCGTGCCGCTCGTCGGCCCCTGGCTCGGGCGATAG
- a CDS encoding tripartite tricarboxylate transporter permease — MDIIASLGLGFSVALDPINIFYCFIGVLLGTLVGVLPGIGPTATIAMLLPITFSLSPATALIMLAGIYYGAQYGGSTTAILINLPGESSSAVTAIDGYQMAKQGRAGPALAAAALGSFFAGTVGTLLLAFFAPPLARAALNFGAPEYFALIVLGLLVSIALAHGSILKALAMIVLGLLLGMVGQDIYTGQPRFTFGIRELYSGLNFVSVAVGIFGVAEILRNLEVEKGREIMVKAVKNLWLTKEDFRRSTGPVLRGTALGSVLGILPGGGHILASFASYSAEKRLSKNPQEFGHGAIEGVAGPESANNAAAQTSFIPLMTLGIPAHPVMALMVGAFILQGITPGPNVINDQPALFWGIIASMWIGNVLLVLLNLPLIGLWVKLLSIPYRALFPAIVLFACIGCFSINQNIYDIYAIGFFGIVGYVLIRFSCEPAPLLLGFVLGPLLEEHLRRAMIISRGDPMIFVTRPISATLLALAVLAVVIAVLPNIRKKRQEVFVEED, encoded by the coding sequence ATGGATATCATTGCTTCGCTTGGACTTGGCTTTTCCGTTGCGCTCGATCCGATCAACATCTTTTATTGTTTCATCGGCGTCCTGCTGGGCACCCTGGTGGGCGTATTGCCGGGCATCGGGCCTACCGCCACCATCGCCATGCTCCTGCCGATTACCTTTTCGCTCTCGCCGGCCACCGCATTGATCATGCTCGCCGGTATCTATTACGGCGCGCAATATGGCGGCTCCACCACCGCGATCCTGATCAATCTGCCCGGTGAATCCTCCTCGGCGGTAACCGCCATTGACGGTTACCAGATGGCCAAGCAGGGTCGGGCGGGCCCAGCACTCGCCGCCGCAGCGCTGGGCTCGTTTTTCGCCGGGACCGTGGGCACGCTGTTGCTGGCCTTTTTCGCGCCGCCCTTGGCGCGAGCGGCGCTCAATTTCGGTGCGCCCGAATATTTCGCGCTGATCGTGCTGGGCCTGCTGGTCTCCATCGCGCTGGCGCATGGCTCAATCCTCAAGGCCCTCGCCATGATCGTGCTTGGCCTGCTGCTGGGCATGGTTGGGCAGGACATCTATACCGGCCAGCCGCGCTTCACCTTCGGCATCCGCGAGCTTTATTCCGGCTTGAACTTCGTGTCGGTTGCCGTGGGCATCTTCGGCGTCGCCGAAATCCTGCGCAATCTGGAGGTCGAAAAAGGCCGCGAGATCATGGTCAAGGCCGTCAAGAATCTGTGGCTGACCAAGGAAGATTTCCGCCGCTCCACGGGTCCCGTGCTGCGCGGCACGGCACTGGGGTCGGTGCTCGGTATCCTGCCCGGTGGCGGGCACATCCTGGCATCCTTTGCCTCCTATTCCGCTGAAAAGCGGCTGAGCAAGAATCCACAGGAATTCGGGCACGGCGCCATCGAAGGGGTGGCCGGGCCGGAATCGGCCAATAATGCTGCGGCCCAAACCAGCTTTATTCCGCTAATGACGCTGGGTATCCCCGCTCACCCCGTGATGGCGCTGATGGTGGGTGCCTTTATTCTTCAGGGCATCACGCCCGGCCCCAACGTCATCAACGACCAGCCGGCGCTGTTCTGGGGCATCATCGCTTCGATGTGGATCGGCAATGTGCTGCTGGTGCTGCTCAACCTGCCGCTGATCGGGCTTTGGGTGAAACTGCTGTCCATTCCTTACCGGGCGCTGTTTCCGGCCATCGTGCTCTTCGCCTGTATCGGGTGTTTCTCGATCAACCAGAACATCTACGACATCTATGCCATCGGGTTCTTCGGCATTGTCGGTTATGTGCTGATCCGGTTCAGTTGCGAGCCGGCGCCGCTGCTGCTGGGCTTTGTGCTGGGGCCGCTGCTCGAAGAGCATCTGCGCCGCGCCATGATCATCTCGCGGGGCGATCCGATGATCTTTGTCACCCGGCCCATCTCGGCAACCCTGCTCGCCCTGGCGGTTCTGGCGGTGGTGATTGCGGTGCTGCCCAATATCCGCAAGAAACGGCAGGAGGTTTTTGTCGAGGAGGACTGA
- a CDS encoding tripartite tricarboxylate transporter substrate binding protein, giving the protein MQPTSLLVAALSLASALVTPALAQDNFPTKSINLVVPFAPGGSTDLVGRVVAEAMSQQLGQQVLVVNQAGAGGVLGATAVADATPDGYTILMGTIATHALSASLYTTPPFDPVADFTPISLLVTVPNVLLVNPDFPANTVEELIAELKSKPEEYAYASSGNGTPLHLSGEVFKSMAGVEMVHVPYQGSGPALVDAISGAVPIIFDNLPSASEHMKGGTLRALAVTTLERSPSFPDLPTMDESGVPGYETNTWNALFAPAGTPPEVIAKLNEAAVAAVKDPAVTARLAEVGAVVVGSTPEELGEYVQAEVQRWAPVIAEAGVKIQ; this is encoded by the coding sequence ATGCAACCAACGTCTTTGCTTGTCGCCGCCTTGTCACTCGCCTCAGCCCTGGTCACTCCAGCCTTGGCGCAAGACAATTTCCCCACCAAGTCCATCAACCTCGTTGTGCCCTTTGCACCCGGCGGCTCCACCGATCTGGTGGGGCGCGTTGTTGCCGAAGCCATGAGCCAGCAACTTGGCCAGCAGGTGCTGGTGGTCAACCAGGCCGGTGCCGGCGGCGTGCTCGGTGCCACTGCGGTGGCCGACGCAACCCCAGACGGCTACACGATCCTGATGGGCACCATCGCCACCCATGCCCTCAGCGCCTCGCTCTACACCACGCCGCCCTTTGATCCGGTGGCCGATTTCACGCCGATCTCCCTGCTGGTGACGGTGCCTAATGTGCTTCTGGTCAATCCTGATTTCCCAGCCAACACTGTCGAGGAGCTGATTGCCGAGCTCAAGAGCAAGCCCGAAGAATATGCCTATGCCTCTTCAGGGAATGGCACGCCCCTCCACCTTTCAGGCGAAGTGTTCAAATCCATGGCCGGAGTTGAAATGGTTCACGTTCCCTATCAGGGTTCGGGCCCTGCACTGGTGGACGCCATCAGCGGCGCCGTGCCGATCATCTTCGACAATCTGCCTTCCGCGAGCGAGCACATGAAGGGCGGTACGCTGCGGGCGCTGGCGGTTACGACGCTCGAGCGCTCGCCCAGCTTCCCCGACCTGCCGACCATGGATGAATCAGGAGTTCCCGGTTACGAAACCAACACTTGGAATGCGCTTTTTGCGCCAGCCGGAACGCCGCCCGAAGTGATCGCCAAGCTTAATGAGGCAGCGGTCGCGGCGGTCAAGGATCCCGCTGTGACGGCCCGTTTGGCAGAAGTAGGGGCTGTTGTGGTCGGCTCCACACCCGAAGAACTGGGGGAATATGTGCAGGCCGAAGTGCAGCGCTGGGCGCCAGTGATTGCCGAGGCGGGCGTCAAGATCCAATAA